The DNA sequence CGTTGCGGACGCCCAGGCGGGCGGCGAGCTCATCGCCGGGGCCTTGGCGCAGTTGCTGCGGCGCAAGCCCGACGCCCTGCTGGGCGTGGCCACCGGCTCCACGCCGCTGCCCGTCTACCAGGCCCTGGCCGCCAGGGTCCGCTCCGGCGACACCGACGCCTCGCGGGCGCGGATCGCCCAGCTCGACGAGTACGTGGGGCTGCCCGCCGACCACCCCGAGTCCTACCGCTCGGTGCTCCGGCGCGAGGTGCTGGAACCGCTCGGCATCGGGATGGACGCCTTCATGGGCCCCGACGGCACCGCCGAGGACGTCCAGGGCGCGTGCGAGGCGTACGACAGGCGGCTGGCGGAGGCCGGCGGCGTGGACCTCCAACTGCTCGGGATCGGCACGGACGGGCACATCGGCTTCAACGAGCCGTGTTCCTCGCTCGCCTCGCGCACCCGGATCAAGACGCTCACCCAGCAGACCCGGGTGGACAACGCCCGCTTCTTCGACGGCGACATCGACCAGGTCCCCCACCACGTCATCACCCAGGGCATCGGCACCATCCTGGAGGCCCGTCACCTGGTGCTGCTGGCCACGGGCGAGGGCAAGGCCGACGCGGTCGCCGCGACCGTCGAAGGACCGGTGGCGGCGGTGTGCCCGGCGTCCGCGCTCCAGCTGCACCCGCACGCCACGGTGGTCGTCGACGAGGCCGCCGCGTCCAAGCTGAAGCTCGCCGACTACTTCCGGCACACCTACGCGAACAAGCCCGAGTGGCAGGGCATCTGACCACCGACCGTGGACTAGACCAGCCGTGGTCGCAGGAGTATACAGAGGGGATCACGGAGCGTGCGGGGCACAGCCCCGCCCCGAGCCGTGCCACGATGTCAGCCGTGGCCGATGGGGATGTCGGTCGTTTCGGCACCCGGAGCCGGGAAGGCAGAGCATGAGCACCGACGTCAGCAGTGCGGAGAACGAGGGTGGGACTGCGGTCCGTACGGCGCGCGTGCCCAAGTACTACCGGCTGAAGAAGCACCTGCTCGACATGACCGAGACGGCGTCGCCCGGTACGCCGGTCCCGCCCGAGCGCACCCTGGCGGCGGAGTTCGACACCTCGCGCACCACCGTGCGCCAGGCGCTGCAGGAACTCGTGGTCGAGGGGCGCCTGGAGCGCATCCAGGGCAAGGGCACCTTCGTCGCCAAGCCCAAGGTGTCGCAGGCGTTGCAGCTCACCTCGTACACCGAGGACATGCGCGCCCAGGGGCTGGAGCCCACCTCCCAGCTGCTGGACCTCGGGTACATCACCGCCGACGATCGGCTCGCCGGGCTGCTCGACATCACGCCCGGCGGGCGGGTGCTGCGCATCGAGCGGCTGCGCATGGCCAACGGTGAGCCGATGGCCATCGAGACGACCCATCTGAGCGCCAAGCGCTTCCCGGCGCTGCGCCGCAGCCTGGCGAAGTACACCTCCCTCTACACCGCCCTCGCCGAGGTGTACGACGTCCACCTCGCGGAGGCGGAGGAGACCATCGAGACGTCCCTGGCCACCCCGCGCGAGGCCGGTCTGCTCGGCACCGACGTCGGCCTGCCGATGCTGATGCTGTCCCGGCACTCCCTGGACCGGGACGGACAGCCGGTGGAGTGGGTGCGCTCGGTGTACCGGGGTGACCGGTACAAGTTCGTCGCCCGCCTGAAGCGCCCCCAGGACTGAGCCCCCAGGACTGAGCCCGCGGGACTGAGCCCCCGGCCGGTACCGGGCCGGGTCCGCGCCCACCGCGGACCCACTCCGCAAACCCGGCGAAGCGGGTGGTTGACAAGGATTTCGTTGCTGTTGCCTCTCGGTTGAGCGGCGCCTGGGTACCGCTATGCGGACGAGGGGTTACGACCAAGCCGCCCCCTGACCTAGATTTCCTGCGCATTACCGCCGGTGATCAGTGAGGGGACGGAGCCGTCAGATGTCACAAGCCCCAGAAACCAGAGGAGGGCCGGTGGTGACGCCCGTGCGCGTCGTCATCGCCCTCTGTCTCGTCGCACCGTTCGTGGCCATGCTGTGGGTCGGGTCCTACGCGAAGACCGACCCCCAGTTCATCGGCATCCCGTTCTTCTACTGGTACCAGATGCTGTGGGTGCTGATCTCCACCCTGCTGACGATGGTCGCGTACAAGCTCTGGCAGCGTGACCAGCGCGGCCGTGCCGCTTCGAAGGGCGGTGCGGCCCAGTGAACGAGGGCGTCAACGGCGTGGCACTCGCCGTCTTCATCTTCTTCTTCCTGCTGGTCACCGCGATGGGCTTCCTGGCCGCGCGGTGGCGCAAGGCCGAGAACGAGAACAGCCTCGACGAGTGGGGCCTGGGCGGGCGCTCCTTCGGCACCTGGGTCACCTGGTTCCTGCTCGGCGGCGACCTGTACACCGCGTACACCTTCGTGGCCGTCCCGGCGGCGATCTACGCGGCGGGCGCGGCCGGCTTCTTCGCGGTGCCGTACACGATCCTGGTGTACCCGCTGATCTTCACCTTCCTGCCGCGGCTGTGGTCGGTGTCGCACAAGCACGGCTATGTGACGACGTCCGACTTCGTGCGCGGCCGGTTCGGCTCCAAGGGGCTGTCGCTGGCGGTCGCGCTCACCGGCATCCTGGCGACGATGCCGTACATCGCGCTCCAGCTGGTCGGCATCCAGGCCGTGCTGGACGTGATGGGCGTCGGCGGCGGCGAGGACACCAACTGGTTCATCAAGGACCTGCCGCTGCTGATCGCGTTCGGTGTGCTGGCGGCGTACACGTACTCGTCGGGGCTGCGGGCCCCCGCGCTGATCGCGTTCGTCAAGGACACGCTGATCTACCTCGTCATCGCGGTGGCGATCATCTACATCCCGATCAAGCTGGGCGGCTTCGACGAGATCTTCGCCTCCGCGCGGGAGGCGTACAGCGAGACCAACCCGGCCACGGGCGCGCCGCGCGGTGCGCTGGTGCCGGGCGAGGCGGGCCAGTGGACGTACGCCACGCTGGCGCTGGGCTCGGCGCTCGCGCTGTTCATGTACCCGCACTCGATCACCGCGACGCTGTCCTCGCGCAGCCGTGAGGTGATCCGCCGCAACACCACGATCCTGCCGCTGTACTCCCTGATGCTGGGTCTGCTGGCGCTGCTCGGCTTCATGGCGATCGCGGCCGGCGTGAAGGTCAGCAACGGCCAGCTGGCGATCCCGCAGCTGTTCGAGAACATGTTCCCGGACTGGTTCGCGGGCGTGGCCTTCGCGGCGATCGGCATCGGCGCGCTGGTGCCGGCGGCGATCATGTCGATCGCGGCGGCGAACCTGTTCACCCGCAACATCTACAAGGACTTCATCAAGCCGGACGCGACCCCGGCGCAGGAGACCAAGGTCTCCAAGATCGTCTCGCTGCTGGTGAAGGTGGGCGCGCTGGTCTTCGTCCTGACCATGGACAAGACGGTCGCGATCAACTTCCAGCTGCTCGGCGGCATCTGGATCCTGCAGACCTTCCCGGCGCTGGTGGGCGGCCTGTTCACCCGCTGGTTCCACCGCTGGGCGCTGATCGGCGGCTGGGCGGTCGGCATGATCTACGGCACGGTCGCCGCCTACGGGGTGGCCTCGCCCACGCAGAAGCACTTCGGCGGTTCGGCCAAGGAGATCCCGGGCATCGGCGAGATCGGCTACATCGGTCTCACCGCCTTCGTCATCAACGTCCTGGTGACGGTGGTCCTCACCTTCGTCATGCGGGCCGTCAAGGCGCCCGAGGGCGTCGACGAGACCAAGCCGCAGGACTACACGGCGGACGCGGGCGACCCCGGCGTCGAGGTGGAGCTCCCGCCGGCCACGGCGGGCAGCACGCACTGACCCCTCGCGGGCACCGGGCGACGGGCCGTCGGAGAAATCCGGCGGCCCGTCGTCGTACCCGTCCGGCACACTCCCCTCATGGACATCGTCATCCGGCCGGTGGTGGCCGGCGAGTACGGGGAACTGGGCGAGATCACCGCGCGGGCCTATCTGCTGGACGGGCTGCTGGACTTCGGGGAGAGCGACGCGTACCTGGACGTGCTCAGGGACGTGGCGGGGCGGGCGGCCGCCGCCGAGGTGCTGGTCGCCGTGGAGGGCGGGGCGCTGCTGGGCGGGGTGACCTTCGTGCCGGACGGCGGGCCGATGGCCGACATAGCCCGGCCCGGCGAGGCGGAGATCCGGATGCTCGCGGTCGCCCGCGCGGGCCGGGGGCGGGGCGCCGGGGAGGCCCTGGTGCGCGCCTGCGTCGACCGGGCGCGG is a window from the Streptomyces capillispiralis genome containing:
- a CDS encoding DUF3311 domain-containing protein, which produces MSQAPETRGGPVVTPVRVVIALCLVAPFVAMLWVGSYAKTDPQFIGIPFFYWYQMLWVLISTLLTMVAYKLWQRDQRGRAASKGGAAQ
- a CDS encoding GntR family transcriptional regulator, which gives rise to MSTDVSSAENEGGTAVRTARVPKYYRLKKHLLDMTETASPGTPVPPERTLAAEFDTSRTTVRQALQELVVEGRLERIQGKGTFVAKPKVSQALQLTSYTEDMRAQGLEPTSQLLDLGYITADDRLAGLLDITPGGRVLRIERLRMANGEPMAIETTHLSAKRFPALRRSLAKYTSLYTALAEVYDVHLAEAEETIETSLATPREAGLLGTDVGLPMLMLSRHSLDRDGQPVEWVRSVYRGDRYKFVARLKRPQD
- the mctP gene encoding monocarboxylate uptake permease MctP translates to MNEGVNGVALAVFIFFFLLVTAMGFLAARWRKAENENSLDEWGLGGRSFGTWVTWFLLGGDLYTAYTFVAVPAAIYAAGAAGFFAVPYTILVYPLIFTFLPRLWSVSHKHGYVTTSDFVRGRFGSKGLSLAVALTGILATMPYIALQLVGIQAVLDVMGVGGGEDTNWFIKDLPLLIAFGVLAAYTYSSGLRAPALIAFVKDTLIYLVIAVAIIYIPIKLGGFDEIFASAREAYSETNPATGAPRGALVPGEAGQWTYATLALGSALALFMYPHSITATLSSRSREVIRRNTTILPLYSLMLGLLALLGFMAIAAGVKVSNGQLAIPQLFENMFPDWFAGVAFAAIGIGALVPAAIMSIAAANLFTRNIYKDFIKPDATPAQETKVSKIVSLLVKVGALVFVLTMDKTVAINFQLLGGIWILQTFPALVGGLFTRWFHRWALIGGWAVGMIYGTVAAYGVASPTQKHFGGSAKEIPGIGEIGYIGLTAFVINVLVTVVLTFVMRAVKAPEGVDETKPQDYTADAGDPGVEVELPPATAGSTH
- the nagB gene encoding glucosamine-6-phosphate deaminase, which gives rise to MEVVIVADAQAGGELIAGALAQLLRRKPDALLGVATGSTPLPVYQALAARVRSGDTDASRARIAQLDEYVGLPADHPESYRSVLRREVLEPLGIGMDAFMGPDGTAEDVQGACEAYDRRLAEAGGVDLQLLGIGTDGHIGFNEPCSSLASRTRIKTLTQQTRVDNARFFDGDIDQVPHHVITQGIGTILEARHLVLLATGEGKADAVAATVEGPVAAVCPASALQLHPHATVVVDEAAASKLKLADYFRHTYANKPEWQGI
- a CDS encoding GNAT family N-acetyltransferase codes for the protein MDIVIRPVVAGEYGELGEITARAYLLDGLLDFGESDAYLDVLRDVAGRAAAAEVLVAVEGGALLGGVTFVPDGGPMADIARPGEAEIRMLAVARAGRGRGAGEALVRACVDRARATEGCVRVVLSTQRTMRSAHRIYERLGFTRTPARDWNPLPELDDITLLTYELTL